In the genome of Streptomyces sp. NBC_00190, one region contains:
- the egtA gene encoding ergothioneine biosynthesis glutamate--cysteine ligase EgtA: protein MSQDSPAPPTARPPALAITETEAEDLVHGICFKTGPPRFLGAELEWLVLDAERPGQPLSPERLRAAHAAARALPLHSRVTVEPGGQLELSSAPATSLSGCVDSLQDDLTAVRAALLTQGLVLHGHGRDSRRPYRRLLASPRYDAMEAYFDRTGPAGRAMMCASASVQVCVDAGHEEPGVLGHGRRWRLAHLLGAVLVASFANSPSHEGPYAGWRCARQGTWADIDAGRRALAPPLDGPPRDSWTRQALDTEVMCVRSYDGEPWTLPRGMTFRDWLRTDGHPGLRPPTAEDLDYHLTTLFPPVRPRGHLELRMIDAQPGDDGWLVPVAVVHALFDDPEAAETAYRVAKGLADTYGSGPAPHNPLWRSAARRGLSDPELRAAAKACFRAASEALPRLGASAHVRETVGAFSERFVLRGRSPADDPPQPRPAAREARL, encoded by the coding sequence ATGTCACAGGACTCACCCGCTCCACCCACTGCCCGTCCGCCCGCACTCGCGATCACCGAGACCGAGGCCGAGGACCTGGTCCACGGCATCTGTTTCAAGACCGGCCCGCCCCGCTTCCTCGGAGCCGAGCTCGAATGGCTGGTCCTGGACGCGGAACGGCCCGGTCAGCCCCTGTCCCCCGAGCGGCTGCGCGCCGCGCACGCCGCCGCCCGCGCCCTTCCCCTGCATTCCCGGGTGACCGTGGAACCCGGCGGCCAGCTGGAGCTCAGCTCGGCCCCCGCCACCTCCCTCAGCGGCTGCGTGGACAGCCTGCAGGACGACCTCACCGCCGTACGGGCCGCCTTGCTCACCCAGGGCCTGGTCCTGCACGGCCACGGCCGCGACTCCCGCCGCCCGTACCGCCGGCTGCTGGCCAGCCCCCGCTACGACGCGATGGAGGCCTACTTCGACCGCACCGGCCCGGCCGGGCGCGCCATGATGTGCGCTTCCGCCTCCGTACAGGTCTGTGTGGACGCCGGGCACGAGGAGCCGGGCGTACTCGGCCACGGCCGGCGCTGGCGGCTGGCGCACCTGCTGGGCGCGGTCCTGGTGGCCTCCTTCGCCAACTCGCCCTCGCACGAGGGCCCGTACGCCGGATGGCGCTGTGCCCGCCAGGGCACCTGGGCCGACATCGACGCCGGCCGGCGTGCGCTCGCCCCGCCGCTGGACGGCCCGCCGCGCGACAGCTGGACCCGCCAGGCACTGGACACCGAGGTGATGTGCGTACGGTCCTACGACGGCGAGCCGTGGACGCTCCCGCGCGGCATGACCTTCCGCGACTGGCTGCGCACGGACGGCCACCCCGGGCTGCGGCCCCCCACCGCGGAGGACCTGGACTACCACCTGACCACGCTGTTCCCTCCCGTGCGGCCACGCGGCCACCTGGAGCTGCGGATGATCGACGCCCAGCCCGGTGACGACGGCTGGCTGGTCCCGGTCGCCGTCGTGCACGCGCTGTTCGACGATCCGGAGGCGGCCGAGACCGCGTACCGGGTCGCGAAGGGACTCGCCGACACCTACGGCTCCGGTCCCGCGCCGCACAATCCGCTCTGGCGGTCCGCCGCCCGCCGCGGCCTGTCCGATCCGGAGCTGCGGGCGGCCGCCAAGGCCTGCTTCCGGGCCGCCTCCGAGGCGCTGCCCCGGCTGGGCGCGAGCGCGCACGTCCGGGAGACCGTCGGCGCCTTCTCCGAGCGCTTCGTCCTGCGCGGCCGCAGCCCGGCCGACGACCCGCCCCAGCCGCGGCCCGCCGCGAGGGAGGCCCGGCTGTGA
- a CDS encoding TIGR02452 family protein has translation MSSRLREIARENAEILAAGGYRTQSGRQVALAAALAEAKAGTRIYGPNRAIPGEVIAGGGGETAVEVTDESSTVAARRLAAEGLGPVPEGAGVAVLNFASARNPGGGYVRGAKAQEEALCRASALYETLLEAPEYYEIHRAERSTFYTDRVIHSPGVPVFRDDRGALLENPFRVGFLTSPAPNAGTIRRQEPERAAEIPAALARRAGLVLEVAALHGYRGLVLGAWGCGVFRNDPAEVAEAFRGLLAGRFAGVFDRVVFGILDRDPRTRETFERAFAA, from the coding sequence GTGAGCAGCAGATTGCGCGAGATCGCGCGGGAGAACGCGGAAATCCTGGCGGCCGGTGGCTACCGGACGCAGTCGGGACGGCAGGTCGCGCTGGCCGCCGCCCTGGCGGAAGCCAAGGCAGGAACCAGGATATATGGACCAAACCGTGCCATTCCAGGCGAGGTGATCGCGGGTGGGGGCGGCGAGACGGCCGTCGAGGTCACCGATGAGAGCAGCACGGTCGCCGCCCGCAGGCTCGCGGCGGAGGGCCTGGGGCCGGTCCCAGAAGGCGCCGGGGTGGCCGTGTTGAACTTCGCTTCGGCCCGGAATCCCGGCGGCGGCTACGTCCGCGGCGCCAAGGCCCAGGAGGAGGCCCTGTGCCGCGCCTCGGCCCTGTACGAGACCCTGCTGGAGGCGCCGGAGTACTACGAGATCCACCGCGCGGAACGCAGCACCTTCTACACCGACCGGGTGATTCACTCACCCGGGGTGCCCGTCTTCCGCGACGACCGGGGCGCGCTGCTGGAGAACCCCTTCCGGGTCGGCTTCCTGACCTCCCCGGCCCCGAACGCGGGCACGATCCGGCGCCAGGAACCCGAGCGGGCCGCCGAGATCCCGGCGGCGCTGGCACGGCGGGCCGGGCTGGTCCTGGAGGTCGCCGCGCTGCACGGGTACCGGGGGCTGGTGCTGGGCGCGTGGGGGTGCGGGGTGTTCCGGAACGACCCGGCGGAGGTGGCGGAAGCCTTCCGGGGGCTGCTGGCGGGACGGTTCGCAGGGGTGTTCGACCGGGTGGTGTTCGGGATCCTGGACCGCGATCCGCGGACACGGGAGACCTTCGAGCGGGCCTTCGCGGCGTAG
- a CDS encoding type II toxin-antitoxin system PemK/MazF family toxin translates to MTALSHHSNSGTSSNGRIDQPGRDGATATTEADPQAIGPVQTSYAPDPDGDPDPGEIVWTWVPFEENDGRGKDRPVLVVAREAGGRTLLAVQLSSKRHDHDREWVPIGTGPWDSAGRESWVDVDRVLRVHESGMRREACALDRGRFQLVVGRLRERYGWR, encoded by the coding sequence ATGACGGCCCTTTCGCACCACAGCAACTCCGGCACCTCCAGCAACGGTCGCATCGACCAGCCCGGCCGTGACGGTGCCACCGCCACCACCGAGGCCGATCCGCAGGCCATCGGCCCGGTGCAGACGTCGTACGCTCCCGACCCCGACGGGGACCCCGATCCCGGTGAGATCGTGTGGACCTGGGTGCCCTTCGAGGAGAACGACGGCCGCGGCAAGGACCGGCCGGTGCTCGTCGTGGCCCGGGAGGCGGGCGGGCGGACCCTGCTCGCCGTACAGCTGTCCAGCAAGCGGCACGACCACGACCGGGAGTGGGTGCCGATCGGCACGGGACCGTGGGACAGCGCCGGGCGGGAGTCCTGGGTGGACGTCGACCGGGTACTGCGGGTGCACGAGTCGGGGATGCGGCGCGAGGCCTGCGCGCTGGACCGGGGCCGCTTCCAGCTGGTCGTCGGCCGGCTGCGCGAGCGCTACGGCTGGCGATAG
- a CDS encoding O-methyltransferase, protein MGQQTWTAVDAYFDGLLVAEDEVLTAAAADSDAAGMPAHQVAPNQGKLLHLLARIRGARTILEIGTLGGYSTIWLARALPEGGQLVTLEVDEHCADVAAANIARAGLEQVVDIRRGRAIDLLPELTDVAPFDLVFIDADKPSNPQYLEWALELTRPGSVIIGDNVVRDGAVVDSTSSDPRVQGVRRFTELIAEHPQLTATALQTVGSKGYDGLIMALVTD, encoded by the coding sequence GTGGGTCAGCAGACCTGGACGGCCGTCGACGCCTACTTCGACGGGTTGCTGGTCGCAGAGGACGAGGTCTTGACGGCCGCCGCAGCGGACAGTGATGCGGCGGGGATGCCGGCCCACCAGGTCGCTCCGAACCAGGGAAAGCTTCTCCACCTCCTCGCCAGGATCCGTGGGGCCCGCACCATCCTGGAGATCGGCACCCTGGGCGGTTACAGCACCATCTGGCTCGCCCGCGCCCTTCCCGAAGGAGGGCAGTTGGTCACATTGGAAGTCGACGAACACTGCGCCGACGTCGCCGCCGCGAACATCGCACGCGCCGGGCTGGAGCAGGTCGTCGACATCCGTCGCGGCCGGGCCATCGACCTCCTCCCTGAGCTCACGGACGTCGCCCCGTTCGACCTGGTGTTCATCGACGCGGACAAGCCGTCCAATCCCCAGTACCTCGAATGGGCCCTCGAGCTCACCCGCCCCGGCAGCGTCATCATCGGCGACAACGTCGTCCGCGACGGCGCCGTGGTCGACTCCACCAGCTCCGACCCCCGCGTACAGGGCGTCCGCCGCTTCACCGAACTCATCGCGGAGCACCCCCAACTGACCGCCACCGCCCTGCAGACGGTCGGCAGCAAGGGCTACGACGGCCTCATCATGGCCCTCGTCACGGACTGA
- a CDS encoding amidase, whose translation MAAALAEGSVTARQLTEESLRRIAAAQPELNAFRTVRTEAALAEADAADRRLAAGERLPLLGVPIAVKDDMDMTGEVTSFGCAGNFAPKTADSEAVRRLRAAGAVIVGKTQTPELGQWPFTEGHAFGRTRNPWNPAYTPGGSSGGSATAVAAGLVPAALGSDGAGSVRIPAAWTHLIGVKPQRGRISTWPEPESFHGLTVNGVLARTVADAALLLDAASGPHPEDLHRPARISAVEAARRTPRRLRIALSFAMPFTATPKSLDPEVRSAVERLAGRLESLGHEVVPEDPRYGPIGLTFVPRATSGVRDWAARVPDPALLDPRTHEAVRTGRILGGLPLRAARRAESVLRRRVGEIFGRFDVVLTPTTATPPLRIGALAGLGAMATDRAMIAACPYAWTWNVLGWPGVNVPAGFTTDGLPLGAQLLGPSESEPTLLGLAAQLEAEEDWGSRRPG comes from the coding sequence ATGGCGGCCGCGCTCGCCGAAGGGAGCGTCACCGCACGGCAGTTGACCGAGGAGTCGCTGCGGCGGATCGCGGCCGCCCAGCCGGAGCTCAACGCCTTCCGGACCGTAAGGACCGAGGCCGCCCTGGCCGAGGCGGACGCGGCGGACCGGCGGCTGGCCGCAGGCGAGCGGCTGCCGCTGCTGGGCGTCCCGATCGCCGTCAAGGACGACATGGACATGACGGGCGAGGTGACCTCCTTCGGCTGCGCCGGGAACTTCGCGCCCAAGACCGCCGACAGCGAAGCGGTACGAAGGCTGCGCGCGGCCGGCGCGGTGATCGTCGGCAAGACCCAGACGCCGGAGCTGGGCCAGTGGCCCTTCACCGAGGGGCACGCCTTCGGCCGGACCCGCAACCCCTGGAACCCCGCCTACACGCCCGGCGGTTCCTCGGGCGGCTCGGCGACCGCCGTGGCGGCGGGGCTGGTCCCGGCGGCGCTCGGGTCCGACGGAGCGGGCTCGGTACGGATCCCCGCGGCGTGGACCCACCTGATAGGCGTCAAGCCGCAGCGCGGGCGCATCTCCACCTGGCCGGAGCCCGAGTCGTTCCACGGGCTCACCGTCAACGGCGTGCTGGCCCGCACGGTCGCCGACGCCGCGCTCCTGCTGGACGCCGCGAGCGGTCCGCACCCCGAGGACCTGCACCGCCCGGCCCGCATCTCGGCGGTCGAGGCGGCCCGCCGCACCCCCCGTCGGCTGCGGATCGCCCTCTCGTTCGCCATGCCCTTCACGGCGACGCCCAAGTCCCTTGATCCCGAGGTCCGTTCGGCGGTGGAGCGACTGGCCGGGCGGCTGGAGTCGCTGGGCCACGAAGTGGTCCCGGAAGACCCGCGCTACGGCCCGATCGGCCTGACCTTCGTCCCCCGGGCGACCAGCGGCGTACGGGACTGGGCGGCCCGGGTGCCGGATCCCGCGCTGCTGGACCCGCGCACGCACGAGGCCGTGCGGACGGGCCGGATCCTGGGCGGCCTGCCGCTGCGGGCCGCACGCCGGGCGGAGTCGGTACTGCGGCGGCGGGTCGGCGAGATCTTCGGCCGCTTCGACGTGGTCCTGACCCCGACGACGGCCACACCGCCGCTGCGGATCGGAGCACTGGCCGGGCTGGGGGCGATGGCCACGGACCGGGCGATGATCGCGGCCTGCCCGTACGCGTGGACGTGGAACGTCCTGGGCTGGCCGGGCGTGAACGTCCCGGCGGGCTTCACGACCGACGGACTGCCCCTGGGGGCACAGCTTCTGGGCCCGTCGGAATCGGAGCCGACCCTGCTCGGGCTGGCGGCGCAACTGGAGGCGGAGGAGGACTGGGGCTCTCGTCGGCCGGGGTGA
- a CDS encoding alpha/beta fold hydrolase yields MQLHTRTWGEGDRVALLIHGIMADHRTWRRVGPALAGLGYRVIAVDLRGHGASSRGEYSPKLYADDVAETLPAGAELAIGHSLGGLTLSLAVDRLKPRRAVFSDPAWYLAAMEGFGPEMLAQFKSAPKEQIQAMNPRWEEADVDVELATLAVWDEATALSLGPLMGADLMPAAPVVPSLVQLADPSTLITKERAEILKSRGFQVRSVSGAGHTIHRDDFDGFMASLEGWI; encoded by the coding sequence GTGCAGCTTCACACCCGGACCTGGGGCGAGGGCGACCGCGTCGCCCTCCTGATCCACGGCATCATGGCCGACCACCGCACCTGGCGCCGGGTCGGTCCCGCCCTCGCCGGCCTCGGGTACCGCGTCATCGCCGTGGACCTGCGGGGCCACGGGGCCAGCAGCCGCGGCGAGTACAGCCCGAAGCTCTACGCGGACGACGTGGCCGAGACGCTTCCGGCCGGTGCCGAACTCGCCATCGGGCACTCCCTGGGCGGCCTGACCCTGTCGCTCGCGGTGGACCGGCTGAAGCCGCGGCGCGCGGTGTTCTCCGACCCGGCGTGGTACCTCGCCGCCATGGAGGGCTTCGGTCCCGAGATGCTCGCCCAGTTCAAGTCGGCGCCCAAGGAACAGATCCAGGCGATGAACCCGCGCTGGGAGGAGGCGGACGTCGACGTCGAGCTGGCGACCCTGGCGGTGTGGGACGAGGCCACCGCGCTGAGCCTCGGTCCCCTGATGGGAGCCGACCTGATGCCGGCCGCGCCGGTGGTCCCCTCGCTCGTGCAGCTCGCCGATCCGAGCACCCTGATCACGAAGGAGCGGGCGGAGATCCTCAAGAGCCGTGGTTTCCAGGTGCGTTCGGTCTCCGGGGCCGGGCACACCATCCACCGTGACGATTTCGACGGGTTCATGGCCTCGCTGGAGGGCTGGATCTAG
- a CDS encoding MFS transporter, which produces MALSSPGTGTAVGAADASASSGPGRGLLPLLLVGNSAMYALYVGVAGVLLALQVEDIDPADKVANFGLIAGVSAVFATVFNPVAGALSDRSGRRNPWILGGGLAAVPAMLLLGLADTILLITIAWCLGQAVMNVYQAAITSVVPDRVPMSARGKASAAVGLGLPFGSTVGALVGAAFSEDYRTGYLVFGALVAGAANAGPQIVAPFIASVIVSLSGGYTALFIVAAVLAVAGALAVKPIRSVR; this is translated from the coding sequence GTGGCCCTTTCCTCCCCCGGCACCGGCACCGCCGTCGGCGCCGCCGACGCGTCGGCCTCCTCCGGCCCCGGACGCGGCCTGCTCCCGCTGCTGCTCGTCGGCAACAGCGCCATGTACGCGCTCTACGTCGGAGTCGCCGGCGTGCTGCTCGCGCTCCAGGTGGAAGACATCGACCCGGCGGACAAGGTCGCGAACTTCGGCCTGATCGCAGGGGTCTCGGCGGTCTTCGCGACGGTCTTCAACCCGGTCGCCGGAGCCCTGTCCGACCGCAGCGGACGCCGCAACCCCTGGATCCTCGGCGGCGGACTCGCCGCCGTACCGGCGATGCTGCTGCTCGGCCTCGCCGACACGATCCTGCTGATCACGATCGCCTGGTGCCTCGGTCAGGCCGTCATGAACGTCTACCAGGCCGCCATCACGTCCGTGGTCCCCGACCGGGTGCCGATGAGCGCCCGCGGCAAGGCCTCGGCAGCCGTCGGCCTCGGCCTGCCCTTCGGCTCCACCGTGGGCGCGCTGGTCGGCGCGGCCTTCTCAGAGGACTACCGCACCGGGTACCTCGTCTTCGGCGCCCTCGTGGCGGGCGCCGCCAACGCCGGCCCGCAGATCGTCGCCCCGTTCATCGCGTCGGTCATCGTCTCGCTCAGCGGCGGGTACACCGCCCTGTTCATCGTCGCCGCCGTACTGGCGGTGGCGGGCGCCCTGGCCGTGAAGCCGATCCGCAGCGTGCGCTGA
- a CDS encoding LacI family DNA-binding transcriptional regulator: MSQSSNSPKPPAPASGSPTPPPPVPTSADVARLAGVSRATVSYVLNNAEAVRISEPTRRKVREAAEELGYVPHAAARSLRAGHTRIVLLPTSHVPVGPLYSTFLNELQWALRRLDYTVVQYGSLGLGGDEAVRAWAELRPVAVISLGEIALSARNVATLKRAGARAVITMGPVGVPGAHALVMNQEEVGARAAAHLVERGRRRIGVIVPEEDGLELFSAPRLAGARSVTGTGTGAGAGVRVEALPMAYSEESAAALAVRWRGLGLDAVFAYNDEYAMLLMRAFQDEGLRIPEDVAVIGADDLLIGRLLRPRLSTVQIEMPTGDHLASLVDRAVREPSEITERHDLMAAAAVHREST; this comes from the coding sequence ATGTCACAGTCATCGAATTCGCCGAAGCCGCCCGCACCGGCCTCCGGGTCTCCCACGCCGCCGCCCCCCGTGCCGACCAGCGCCGACGTGGCCCGCCTCGCGGGCGTGTCGCGCGCGACGGTCTCGTACGTCCTGAACAACGCGGAAGCCGTGCGCATCAGCGAGCCGACCCGCCGCAAGGTCCGCGAGGCCGCCGAGGAGCTCGGGTACGTGCCGCACGCGGCCGCCCGCAGCCTTCGCGCGGGACATACCCGGATCGTGCTGCTGCCCACCTCGCACGTGCCGGTCGGACCGCTGTACAGCACCTTCCTCAACGAGCTCCAGTGGGCGCTGCGCCGCCTCGACTACACCGTCGTCCAGTACGGGAGCCTCGGCCTGGGCGGCGACGAGGCCGTGCGCGCCTGGGCGGAGCTGCGTCCGGTGGCGGTGATCTCGCTGGGCGAGATCGCGCTCTCGGCGCGCAACGTCGCCACCCTCAAGCGGGCCGGGGCCCGCGCGGTGATAACGATGGGCCCGGTCGGCGTGCCGGGGGCGCACGCCCTGGTCATGAACCAGGAGGAGGTCGGCGCCCGGGCCGCCGCCCATCTGGTCGAGCGCGGTCGGCGGCGGATCGGAGTGATCGTGCCCGAGGAGGACGGACTCGAACTGTTCTCCGCGCCCCGTCTGGCGGGCGCCCGCTCGGTGACCGGGACCGGAACCGGTGCCGGTGCGGGGGTCCGGGTCGAGGCCCTCCCGATGGCCTACTCCGAGGAGTCGGCCGCGGCGCTCGCGGTCCGCTGGCGCGGGCTCGGGCTCGACGCTGTGTTCGCGTACAACGACGAGTACGCGATGCTGCTGATGCGCGCCTTCCAGGACGAGGGGCTGCGCATCCCCGAGGACGTCGCCGTCATCGGCGCCGACGACCTGCTCATCGGGCGGCTGCTGCGGCCCCGGCTGAGTACGGTGCAGATCGAGATGCCGACCGGTGACCACCTGGCGTCGCTGGTGGACCGCGCGGTGCGGGAGCCGTCGGAGATCACGGAGCGGCACGACCTGATGGCCGCCGCGGCCGTCCACCGGGAGTCGACCTGA
- a CDS encoding thiolase family protein, producing MSIRTVRDVYVVDAVRTPIGKFGGAFAGVRPDDLAAHVVRALVDRTPDLDPARIDDVVFGDANGAGEDNRDVARMAVLLAGLPVSVPGVTVNRLCGSGLEAVIQAARAIALGDASVAIAGGVESMTRAPWVVQKPERTFPAGHQQMWSTTLGWRMTNPRMPAEWTGSLGEGAELVADKHGITREAQDAFALESHHKAAAAWAAGLYDDEVVPYAGVDLVRDECIREGSTPEALARLKPAFRADGSGTVTAGNASPLNDGAAALLLTDEAGLAATGREPLARISASAVTGIEPQLFGLGPVDAVQRALGKAGRGFADLTTFELNEAFAAQALGCLASWPELDPAVVNPRGGAIAIGHPLGASGARLAGSVAHQLAAAGSGTGMAALCIGVGQGIALVLER from the coding sequence ATGAGCATCCGCACCGTCCGCGACGTCTACGTCGTCGACGCCGTCCGCACCCCGATCGGTAAGTTCGGCGGGGCCTTCGCCGGGGTCCGGCCGGACGACCTCGCCGCGCACGTGGTGCGCGCGCTGGTGGACCGTACGCCCGACCTGGACCCGGCGCGCATCGACGACGTCGTCTTCGGCGACGCCAACGGCGCCGGTGAGGACAACCGCGACGTCGCGCGGATGGCCGTGCTGCTCGCCGGGCTCCCGGTCAGCGTCCCCGGGGTCACCGTCAACCGGCTCTGCGGATCCGGCCTCGAAGCCGTGATCCAGGCCGCCCGCGCCATCGCGCTCGGCGACGCCTCCGTCGCCATCGCGGGCGGCGTCGAGTCGATGACCCGCGCGCCCTGGGTGGTGCAAAAGCCCGAACGGACCTTCCCCGCGGGCCACCAGCAGATGTGGTCCACCACGCTCGGCTGGCGGATGACCAACCCGCGCATGCCCGCGGAATGGACCGGCTCGCTCGGCGAGGGCGCCGAGCTGGTGGCCGACAAGCACGGCATCACCCGCGAGGCGCAGGACGCCTTCGCCTTGGAGAGCCACCACAAGGCCGCGGCCGCCTGGGCCGCCGGGCTGTACGACGACGAGGTCGTGCCGTACGCGGGCGTGGACCTGGTACGGGACGAGTGCATCCGGGAGGGTTCCACGCCCGAGGCGCTGGCCCGGCTCAAGCCCGCCTTCCGGGCGGACGGCAGCGGCACGGTCACCGCGGGCAACGCCTCGCCGCTCAACGACGGTGCCGCCGCACTGCTGCTGACGGACGAGGCGGGGCTGGCCGCCACCGGAAGGGAGCCGCTCGCCCGGATCAGTGCCTCCGCCGTCACCGGGATCGAGCCGCAGCTCTTCGGCCTGGGCCCGGTGGACGCCGTCCAGCGGGCACTCGGCAAGGCCGGCCGGGGCTTCGCCGATCTCACCACCTTCGAGCTCAACGAGGCTTTCGCCGCCCAGGCGTTGGGCTGCCTCGCGTCCTGGCCGGAGCTCGACCCGGCCGTGGTCAACCCGCGCGGCGGGGCCATCGCGATCGGTCACCCGCTCGGCGCGTCGGGGGCCAGACTGGCCGGCTCGGTCGCGCACCAGCTGGCGGCGGCGGGCTCCGGTACCGGCATGGCGGCGCTGTGCATCGGGGTGGGGCAGGGCATCGCGCTCGTCCTGGAGCGCTGA
- a CDS encoding aldehyde dehydrogenase family protein, which produces MPLLDPTLWQDGPTLTGGAAAVVEPATGRTLATVDLAAPADVADAALRARAAQQDWARATHLERAAVLRRAGDLFAAHAGELREWLVRESGSIPGKADFELHVAAQECYEAAALASRPTGQVLPSEAPRLSFTRRVPAGVVGVVAPFNAPLILAIRSVAPALALGNAVLLKPDRRTAVCGGLALAAVFAEAGLPGGLLHVLPGGAETGAAVVADPRVRVVSFTGSTAAGRSVAELAGRHLTRAHLELGGNSALVVLRDADVEAAVAQASWGSFFHQGQICMTAGRHLVHASLYDEYVERLAVRAEALAVGDPYREQVHLGPLIDRAQVERVHALVEASTGQGAKLVAGGTHRDLFYRPTVLAGVADDTPAYAEEVFGPVAPVRSFATEEEAVALASAGPYGLSLGIVTRDAARGLDLAERIPTGIAHVNDQTVNDEAVAPFGGVGASGTGARFGGEANLDAFTELRWTTTRAVPAGHPF; this is translated from the coding sequence ATGCCGCTTCTCGATCCGACGCTCTGGCAGGACGGACCCACCCTCACCGGCGGCGCCGCCGCGGTCGTCGAACCCGCCACCGGCCGTACCCTCGCCACCGTCGACCTGGCCGCCCCCGCCGACGTCGCGGACGCCGCCCTGCGGGCCCGGGCCGCGCAGCAGGACTGGGCGCGCGCCACCCACCTGGAGCGCGCGGCCGTGCTGCGCCGCGCCGGGGACCTGTTCGCCGCGCACGCCGGGGAACTGCGGGAGTGGCTGGTGCGGGAGTCCGGTTCGATACCGGGCAAGGCCGACTTCGAGCTGCACGTCGCCGCGCAGGAGTGCTACGAGGCCGCCGCCCTGGCCTCGCGCCCCACCGGTCAGGTGCTGCCGAGCGAGGCGCCCCGGCTGTCCTTCACCCGGCGGGTGCCGGCCGGGGTGGTCGGGGTCGTGGCCCCGTTCAACGCCCCGCTGATCCTCGCGATCCGCTCGGTCGCGCCCGCGCTGGCCCTCGGCAACGCGGTGCTGCTCAAGCCGGACCGGCGCACCGCCGTCTGCGGCGGCCTCGCCCTAGCCGCCGTGTTCGCCGAGGCCGGCCTGCCGGGCGGGCTGCTGCACGTCCTGCCGGGCGGCGCCGAGACCGGGGCCGCGGTGGTCGCCGACCCCCGGGTGCGGGTGGTGTCCTTCACCGGATCCACCGCCGCCGGCCGGTCGGTCGCGGAGCTGGCGGGCCGTCATCTCACTCGCGCCCACCTGGAGTTGGGCGGGAACTCGGCCCTCGTCGTGCTCCGCGACGCCGATGTCGAGGCAGCCGTGGCCCAGGCCTCCTGGGGTTCCTTCTTCCACCAGGGCCAGATCTGCATGACGGCCGGACGCCACCTCGTCCACGCCTCGCTCTACGACGAGTACGTGGAGCGCCTCGCCGTGCGCGCCGAGGCGCTGGCGGTGGGGGACCCCTACCGCGAGCAGGTCCACTTGGGCCCGCTGATCGACCGGGCCCAGGTGGAGCGCGTACACGCGCTGGTGGAGGCCAGCACCGGGCAGGGCGCCAAGCTCGTCGCGGGCGGTACCCACCGGGATCTCTTCTACCGCCCGACGGTGCTGGCGGGCGTCGCCGACGACACGCCCGCCTACGCGGAGGAGGTCTTCGGCCCGGTCGCGCCCGTACGCTCCTTCGCGACGGAGGAGGAGGCGGTGGCCCTGGCCTCGGCGGGTCCGTACGGCCTCTCCCTCGGGATCGTGACCAGGGACGCGGCGCGCGGGCTGGACCTGGCCGAGCGGATCCCGACCGGGATCGCGCACGTCAACGACCAGACGGTCAACGACGAGGCCGTCGCCCCGTTCGGCGGTGTGGGTGCCTCCGGCACCGGTGCCCGTTTCGGAGGCGAGGCGAACCTGGACGCCTTCACCGAACTGCGCTGGACCACGACCCGCGCCGTTCCCGCAGGTCACCCCTTCTAG
- a CDS encoding thioredoxin family protein — protein sequence MATVELTKENFDQTVSENPFVLIDFWAGWCRPCLQFAPVYEKASEAHPDLVFAKVDTEAQQELAGAFQITSIPTLMIVRDQVAIFAQPGALPEAALTDLIGQARALDMDEVRAKIAAEQKGARDAGAQDTGTPEA from the coding sequence GTGGCTACAGTCGAGCTCACCAAGGAAAACTTCGACCAGACGGTCAGCGAGAACCCGTTCGTGCTGATCGACTTCTGGGCGGGCTGGTGCCGGCCGTGCCTGCAGTTCGCCCCGGTCTACGAGAAGGCCTCGGAGGCCCACCCCGACCTGGTCTTCGCCAAGGTGGACACCGAGGCGCAGCAGGAGCTGGCGGGTGCCTTCCAGATCACCTCGATCCCGACGCTGATGATCGTCCGGGACCAGGTGGCCATCTTCGCCCAGCCCGGCGCCCTGCCGGAGGCGGCGCTGACGGACCTCATCGGGCAGGCCCGCGCCCTCGACATGGACGAGGTGCGCGCGAAGATCGCCGCCGAGCAGAAGGGTGCCCGGGACGCCGGAGCGCAGGACACGGGCACGCCGGAGGCCTGA